The sequence CATAGGTGAAGAATGAATGCGCGCGTCGCACCGCCGCTCGCCCACAGTTTCGCGCGCCGTAAGGTCGAAAGCCTTCGGCTTTCTCCGAAATAACGGCGCACGAAACCGTCGAATACTGGCGGTACGTTATGCGCCATTCCGCATGGGGTCGATCGAGCCAACATGTTCGTCACAGCGAAATTTTCTTTTTTTAGTCAATATCCTAGTACCCGGAGAGTGTATCGATGAATCCGATTATTGCTTTTGTGAGTCAATTCTTTTGGTTTTCGATCGTTTGGACGGTTGTCGTTCTTGTTTGGCTTGCCCCGGCAATCCGCGATTCTGAGCGTACAACCCAGCTCAAAGTCTGGCTGACTCCCCAGCTCTTCCGCGTGTTAGGACTCGGGTTGACCGTGGAAAATCTCGCTCCAGCACTACCACAATCCTTCGCACTTCCAACGGCAATCGGAGATTCATTAACAGCATTGCTCTCCCTCGTGGCGATCCTGCTTTTGCATCACCGGATCCGCTTCTCAATCGGTTTTGCTTGGGCATGCACCTTGTTCGGTTTGCTCGATCTGCTCATCGCCCTTCCGCATGCGGCTAGCATTCATGCAGCCCGCTACCTCCATGGACAATGGTTTGTCCCGGCCGTCTGCGTTCCGCTTATGCTCGTTTGTCATGTCATGGCACTCAAGGCGCTCCTCAAACCTAAATCATTGGATCTCCATTCCAAGTAGTCACATGCGGAACGGCGCATAACTTACGGCTGGCCGCTCCGGTCCTCGGCCAAGGGCCTGCGGTCCTCGGATTTCGCGCTCTACGCGGAACCGGCTCACCAGTTCGCCTCGTTCCGCTCCGTCCGGACACGCGCCGCCCTTTGGGCGGAACAAACGGCGCGTGCCGGACCGCGCTTCAACCACATTGGCGCGGGCGCGCCAACGTCGGCTAGCTTCAACGTTATCTGAAATGGCGCAGAGGGGATGACAGTGACTCGCCGCAATCTCTACTTCATTGTTGCCGTCATTCTTGGAGCAACGCTAGCTATCTTGGGTCTGTTCTTCTTCGGCATCATATGGTTCAACGACCCTTCAATCAATGAATTCCCCGCCCGAGGTATCGACGTATCCAATCACCAGGGAGCGATTGACTGGAGGGAGGTGCGCGGAGCCGGAATTTCCTTCGCCTTTATCAAAGCAACCGAAGGTGCAGACTTCGTTGACAAGCGCTTCCGGAAGAACTGGAGCTCGTCCAGACAGCATGGCATTCTTACCGGAGCATACCTTTTTTATACCCTATGCCGCTCTGGTGCTGACCAAGCCCGCAACTTTATCGCAACGGTTCCAAGAGTTCCTGATTCCCTGCCTCCCGCCATTGACCTTGAATTCACGGGAAACTTTCGGCTCCGCCCTGCCAGCCTTG is a genomic window of Leptospirales bacterium containing:
- a CDS encoding glycoside hydrolase family 25 protein, which codes for MTVTRRNLYFIVAVILGATLAILGLFFFGIIWFNDPSINEFPARGIDVSNHQGAIDWREVRGAGISFAFIKATEGADFVDKRFRKNWSSSRQHGILTGAYLFYTLCRSGADQARNFIATVPRVPDSLPPAIDLEFTGNFRLRPASLDFRRDIEVFYTMVKDHYGQEPVVYTTYEFLDQYPISKYLKRLWIRDIFTRPRAGLRWAFWQYSNRGSISGVPGFVDLNVYAGSLAELSRPWNR